One Diospyros lotus cultivar Yz01 chromosome 1, ASM1463336v1, whole genome shotgun sequence genomic window carries:
- the LOC127803728 gene encoding homeobox protein LUMINIDEPENDENS, whose amino-acid sequence MMEVLKENQLELALCESTASSQGLLHSQMELFRSQVDQLQNIVVTQCKLTGVNPLSQEMAAGALSIKIGKRPRDLLNPKAVNYMQSVFSVKDAITKKEFREISALFGVTVTQVREFFNNQRSKVRKFVRLSREKALRSSASEQMQDGVPMSTDLAMPIHPVPLNSLGPTGSEEKPCCSTQAETLPGLEGSDRHFVDNIFGLMRKEETFSGQVKLMEWILQVQNPSVLYWFLTKDGVMILATWLSQAATEEQTSVLHVILKVLCHLPLHKALPVHMSAILQSVNRLRFYRTPDISNRARILLCRWSKIFARSQPLKKPGTVKSSTDAQNEMLLKQSINEIMGDESWEPKVDVPEDTIAPSLEGSENFRKLESPQLLKLLPASTDDSKKLTRGVSSSQTRERRKVLLVEQPGQKSVGRNMQITRSATTSQSRPLSADDIQKAKMRAQFMQSKHGKSGASSGEGFHMKTEISSKSSSSLAKTILSASRACVSPQVEEHKDLVMLPSKDSIQQEAPVSNKMNVDPDEPLWKKCKRVQIPWLMPAEMRINEHWSVGAGENSKEVEVQRNRIRREKEINYRTLQEIPSDPREPWDREMEYDDSLTPEIPTVQLPDADGVETAVSQCENETNAVAPGPASSQNSTGSLPGPDLELLAVLLNNPQLVFALTSVQGGGNLSSEDTVKLLDMIKANGVASLTSSTVGLGRSREDNVQVSLPSPTPPSDPVPSGWRAEMGKNPFSRQRATANTETIIARQEGINPLPATAFMVQPELPPVNFMAQQRQSIPSVSDLAMAELAALPPSSTPVAPPLRQSPNMQLPPPEMVLNVRNIPGNNSSPLPNLAAAALLPSNSVRVEVESSSVYVNPAAPPSAAHPHVQAHSWGATQGLASSPSPQPNNYNAFMRGHVQPGSSRDRNDHHMGEPGFESWSPERGLARPSQQIPGWSYPESTRMNIVGHNYRSDPDRPRSRNSYGYQEYDTDRHVNKRQRDWRR is encoded by the exons GCGGCTGGGGCTTTGTCAATTAAAATTG GCAAAAGACCTAGAGATCTGCTAAACCCTAAAGCTGTAAATTATATGCAATCAGTTTTCTCCGTCAAAGATGCAATTACAAAGAAGGAATTTCGTGAAATCAGTGCTCTTTTTGGTGTTACTGTTACACAG GTTCGcgaattttttaataatcagCGTTCAAAAGTGAGGAAATTTGTTCGTTTGTCAAGGGAGAAGGCACTTAGATCTAGTGCATCTGAGCAGATGCAGGATGGGGTCCCAATGAGCACTGATCTTGCAATGCCAATTCATCCAGTACCCTTAAACTCTTTGGGACCTACTGGCAGTGAAGAAAAACCTTGTTGCTCCACACAGGCTGAAACTCTGCCTGGCCTAGAGGGCTCCGACAGACATTTTGTGGataatatttttggtttgaTGCGGAAGGAAGAAACATTTTCTGGACAGGTTAAACTAATGGAGTGGATCTTGCAAGTTCAGAATCCTTCAGTATTATACTG GTTCTTAACTAAAGATGGTGTGATGATTTTAGCGACATGGCTAAGTCAAGCTGCCACTGAAGAGCAAACAAGTGTTCTTCATGTCATTCTTAAG GTTCTTTGTCACCTGCCGCTACACAAAGCTCTTCCTGTACATATGTCAGCCATACTACAAAGTGTTAACAGGCTGCGCTTCTATAGGACACCAG ACATTTCAAACAGGGCAAGGATTTTGTTATGTAGATGGAGCAAAATATTCGCAAGAAGTCAGCCTTTAAAGAAACCAGGCACTGTAAAATCTTCTACTGATGCACAGAATGAGATGCTACTGAAGCAGAg CATTAATGAAATCATGGGTGATGAATCATGGGAGCCAAAAGTTGATGTGCCT GAAGATACTATCGCTCCCTCATTAGAAGGGTCAGAGAACTTCAG GAAATTGGAATCTCCGCAGCTACTGAAACTGCTCCCAGCATCCACAGATGATTCTAAGAAGCTTACCCGAGGTGTATCTTCATCTC AAACTAGAGAACGAAGAAAAGTTCTTCTGGTGGAACAACCAGGCCAGAAATCAGTTGGAAGAAACATGCAGATTACAAGATCAGCAACTACAAGTCAAAGCCGTCCATTATCGGCTGATGATATCCAGAAAGCAAAAATGCGTGCTCAATTTATGCAGAGCAAACATGGAAAATCTGGTGCATCTTCTGGTGAAGGCTTCCATATGAAGACTGAAATTTCATCCAAGAGCTCCTCTTCTTTGGCAAAAACTATACTTTCAGCATCTAGGGCTTGTGTTAGCCCACAAGTTGAGGAACACAAGGACCTTGTGATGCTTCCCTCAAAAGATTCTATTCAGCAGGAAGCTCCCGTTAGTAATAAGATGAATGTTGACCCAGATGAACCATTGTGGAAGAAGTGTAAGAGGGTTCAGATCCCATGGCTGATGCCAGCAG AAATGAGGATCAATGAACATTGGAGTGTTGGCGCTGGAGAAAATAGCAAAGAGGTTGAAGTTCAGAGAAACAGAATCCGTAGAGAGAaggaaataaattacagaacaTTGCAGGAGATACCATCTGATCCCAGGGAACCCTGGGACCGTGAGATGGAGTATGATGACAGTTTAACTCCCGAAATCCCCACTGTACAGTTGCCCGATGCTGATGGTGTTGAAACAGCAGTCTCTCAATGCGAAAATGAAACTAATGCAGTTGCTCCGGGCCCTGCATCTTCCCAGAACAGTACTGGGAGCTTGCCAGGGCCGGATCTTGAGTTGCTTGCGGTGTTGCTGAACAACCCTCAATTGGTTTTTGCTTTGACATCTGTCCAAGGTGGTGGTAACTTATCGAGTGAGGACACCGTGAAGCTGCTTGATATGATTAAGGCCAATGGGGTTGCCTCGCTGACTAGTTCGACTGTTGGATTAGGCAGAAGTCGTGAGGATAACGTTCAAGTTTCTCTTCCATCCCCAACTCCTCCCAGCGATCCTGTACCG AGCGGATGGAGGGCGGAGATGGGCAAAAACCCATTTTCACGGCAAAGAGCCACAGCAAATACAGAAACTATTATTGCCAGGCAAGAAGGGATTAATCCTCTTCCTGCTACTGCTTTTATGGTTCAACCTGAATTACCGCCTGTCAACTTCATGGCCCAACAACGGCAAAGCATCCCGAGTGTATCCGACCTAGCAATGGCTGAATTGGCAGCATTGCCGCCATCATCAACTCCTGTAGCTCCCCCACTACGCCAGAGCCCAAATATGCAATTGCCTCCTCCAGAAATGGTCCTAAACGTGAGAAATATTCCCGGTAATAATAGCTCACCCCTACCCAATTTGGCAGCTGCAGCATTATTGCCTTCAAATTCAGTGCGGGTTGAAGTTGAATCCTCCTCGGTCTATGTTAACCCGGCGGCACCACCCTCAGCCGCACACCCTCACGTTCAGGCACATTCTTGGGGAGCTACCCAGGGTTTGGCCTCAAGTCCAAGTCCACAGCCCAACAATTACAACGCATTTATGAGAGGGCATGTGCAGCCGGGCTCTTCTCGGGATAGAAATGATCATCATATGGGTGAGCCGGGGTTTGAGTCATGGAGCCCGGAGCGTGGTCTGGCTAGACCTTCCCAGCAAATCCCCGGGTGGAGCTACCCGGAATCCACCAGAATGAACATAGTGGGCCATAACTACAGGTCCGACCCAGACCGGCCGAGATCGCGAAATTCTTACGGGTACCAGGAGTATGACACTGACAGGCATGTAAACAAACGGCAACGAGACTGGAGGAGATGA